Genomic window (Aquimarina sp. BL5):
TCACAATTACTATATATGTTCACTGTCCTTGGTTCGTCTTTAGGGCCTTGTCTTTCTGTCCAGCTATGTGATTCTATATATACAAAAGGATCCTTTGCCCAGTAACTTTTAAAAACATAGTATGCATCTTTAGGGTTTCCTTCCCTATCCATAATACCCTTTTGATTCATGTATGGAATATCATTTTCCGGTCTTAATGGAGTGCCAAAATCTTTAAATGCCCATTGCACGTTACCAACGAAAGACTTGTTAGTTTCTGATATTTTTAGGTGCCAGTCAAAAAGATCTACAATATAGTTTTCACTCCAATCACCAATCTTTGCAATATTGGTAACCGAAGTTTGTGTTATTGCTTCCGTCCAACCATCAGGGTCCATAGCTCCCTGACCATCAATTGGGTTTTCTGTATGTCGCCCATAATGACTAGAACCTCCATATTCCGCATGAAGAAAATGAGGATATTCTTTGATATACTTTTTTAGCGCTTTTTCATACGTTGTATAACTACCAGAATACCAACCCGACCAGATTGAAGGAGAGAATACATCCACAATATCAGAACCCGCATAATATTTCCTGATAGCTGTCATTCTTGTTGGATCCAAGGTATGCGATAATGTATTTAATTCTTTTAAAAAACTATTTAGTTCCTCTTCGTTATCACCATCTTCAAAATCTGGTAACCAATAAATTTCATTCCCCAAAGACCATATAATCACACTTGGATGATTATAGTTTTGATTAATAATCTCGGATAACATATTCTTAGTATTGGTTTTCCACTTTTCATTCCCGATACCTCCTCTACACCATGGCAATTCATCCCATACCAGAATTCCTAATTCATCACACATTTTATAAACCTCAGGATCTTGTGGATAATGCGCTAACCTTATAAAGTTAGCCCCCATTTCCTTAATCGCTTTAATATCTTTGCGATGTAACGTATTTGGCATAGCAGCACCATATCCTGCATGCTCCTCATGACGATGTGTTCCCCGTAACAATACTCTCCTGCCATTTAGATAGAATGGTCCATTTTTCTTGAATTCGAACCAACGAAAACCTAACCGATCTACTAATTTATCAACTTGTTCTCCGGATTTTAATAATAAAACTTCTACCCTATATAAATTAGGAGTATCAATATCCCAAAGTAATGGTTTATTGGTGTTCTTGAAATTTATTGTTAATTGGTTGCTATTTGCTTTTTTCGAAACAGTTTGTATCTTTTTCCCACTTGGCTCAAATAGCTGTGCAATGACTTCATATCCTTCTTTTGCATTTACTCCTCCTATTTCCAAATCTAACCTCAGCGATGCTTTTTCATTAGAAACATCTGGAGTAGTAATTTTTAGATTCGAAATACTAGATGTATGCTTTTTAATAAGCCATACATCTCTGGTAATTCCACCATAAATAAAAAAGTCACTTTTCTGAGAAGGTATTATTTCTCGATTATAACTGTTATCTACACGAACCAATATTTCGTTTTTCCCATTCTTTAACTGATCCGAAATATCAAAAGAAAAACCAATATAACCACCGATATGTTCTCCGGAAAGTTTACCATTTACATACAGTTGCGTAGTAATGTTTGAGCCTTCAAAATATAATTGATATGCTAACTTCTCATCTATAGTATCTATCTGGATGTATTTTCTATACCAACTGGCACTTCTTCTATATCCAGGTTGAAGATCCATGGTATCAAAATTATTCCAGGTGTGTGGTAAATTAATTGACATCCAATCAGTTTGTTTATGTACCTGATCTACATCCTCTAAATTCAATTCCAGATATTCCCAATCATTATTAATATTCTCTTTTGACCTGTATCCCTGTGCAGAACAATATGCAGAGAGAAAAACAAATACTACAATCCTAATTAAATTACAAGAATACAAAACAGCATTATTCATAGGTTTCTAGAGCTTTATTTAATACTTGTTCTTCTTAGAATTGCTTCTAAAAAATAATAATCCGCATAACTAATTGGACCATTTATCTCGTCATTTTTTGGCCAGTTTCCTGTACTATGATTTAGAATGAATGGTATGTTTGATTCATTTTGTATAATATATTTAATGGATGAAAGGTTACTCATAATTCGATCAGAAAAATCTAAATATTTTTTATCACCCGTATGTTCATACAACTCAATCAATCCTGAAGCAATTACTGTTGCCGCAGAAGCGTCTCTAGGCTCGCTAGGAATATTAGGTGCATCAAAATCCCAATAGGGTATAGCATCTTCAGGAAGATTTATGTGATTCATTAAAAAACCTGCAATTTTTTTAGACTGTTCTAGAAATTCAACATTCTTGGTGTATCTATATGCCATTATAAATCCGTAAAGTCCCCAAGCTTGTCCGCGTGCCCAAGAAGATTCATTTCCAAACCCCTGATGTGTAACTTTAGATCTTATATTTCCCGTTATGGTGTCATAATCCACCACGTGATAGCTACTATTGTTGTTTCTAAAGTGATTTTTTAATGTTGTTTTGGCATGTTGCTCTGCTATTTCATAATATTTAGAGTCCTCGGAATAATTGGATGCTTCAAAAAGTAATTCCAGATTCATCATATTATCAATAATCACCGGAAACTGCCATTCTTCTTTATTAAAATCCCATGATCGGATAGAACCAATAGTACTATTGTATCGAGTAGATAACGTCTGAGCACTTTCTAGAATGATGCTCTTATAAGATTCGTCATTGGTTATCTTATATCCATTTCCAAAACTACAAAACACTTTAAAACCCATATCATGGGTTCTATCATTATTTTTTTCTTTCTCTATAAATGCCGTCCATTTCTTAGCTTTATCACTGTATTTGTCATCTCCTGTAATTTCATATATAAGCCATAGACTACCTGCAAAAAAGCCACTTGTCCAATCTTTTGATGGTACTTTTTTTATAGATCCATTCTCACCAGCGCTTCTTGGAAAAGCTAATGAATCTAATGGATACTCTAGTAAATAAGAAAACCTATCAGCATATTTGATAACAGAGTCTTGTTGTATTATCAATTCTTCTTTATTATCCGAAGATGTATTTTTACATCCTATAAAAAATACTAACAAGATGACTAAGAATACGTGAGGTCTAAATCTTTTTTCCTTTATCATAGCATAGATATCGATTAATATCCTGGGTTTTGTGGCAATAAGTTCGGATTTCTTACTAACTCATCTGCGGGTAATGGTAATAAATAATCTTGATTTGGATCAAAATTTACTTTTATCCCTTCTAAACCCGTTGCACTAAACACCTCATTACCAAGTCTTCTTCTAACAATATCATACCACCTTTTAAACTCAAAAGCGAGTTCCCATTTACGTTCTTCTAAAACCACGGTTCTTAAGTCATCTTGTGACAATCCCGAGATATCTGCCGGAAAATCAGAACCATTACCACTTCTTGCTCTAGCTCTTACTCTATTTATATACCCATGAGCTTCATTTGATCCTGGGCTTATTTCATTTAATGCTTCTGCAGCGATTAATAATACCTCTGCATAACGCATCATCATATAGTTAGCTTCTGATCCTCTACCATTTCCAGTTGCAGTAGCTCCTATGGCACGGGTATACTTTGCTATATGTGGACGATTTACACCTCTACCGGCCCCACTTTCTCGAAAAACAGTAAAGGGTCTTTCCTCTAATGTTTGGATGCCTGTAACAGGATCTGTTATCTTAAAAACCCCTGTAACATCTAGACTAACTCGCTTTCTGTAATCTCTTTCATCCCAGGTATTAAAGACTTCTAAAGAAGGAACACCAACAGACCAACCACCACCAAGACCATATTGTTGGTCATCTCTAAGACCAGTCAATGCTGCTTGATAATCCCTTCCATCGTCTCCATTACTAGCTCCGATAAAATCTAATACAAAAATGGGTTCCGAAGAGCTATCGATTTTACTAGAATCAAATAAATCTTGAAAATCTGGCTCTAACCCTAAGTTATACGTTCCTTCATTATCAATGACTCCTTTGGCTTCATCATAGGCTTTCTGGTATTCACCGATAGTTAAGTATACTAATGCTAAATAAGACTGCGCTGCAGATTTAGCAGGTATGGATCTGGCCGCTTGATTATCAGGTAACCAAGTTTTAGCAAACTCGAAATCTGCAATAATATTTTCATACACATCCTCAACTGGAGTTTTACTAATAGAACTTGCTGCTTCTAAATCAGTTACTGGTGTATCTAAATAAGGAATATCACCAAATTGTCTTACTAAATGAAAATAAGCAAATCCTCTTGCAAAATATGCCAGAGCAGTAACTGGATTTTTTATTTCGTCTTCTACACTTACTTCTTCTGCACCAGCAATTGCTTGATTGGCTGCCGCTATCATTTGATAAGTTTTAAGCCAAGATCTGTCAATCATTGCGTTGTCGGTAGAAACATTAAACTCATCATGTTCAATTCTTCTTGGTGCTGTTGTCGGGTCACCAATGGCAACCATATCACCACGTAACATTAATGCTAAAGACATTCTTCTACCCCAAAAATTTTCATGAGTCATATGCCCATAAGCACCATTTGCTGCTGTCTTTATATCATTTACATTATTAAAAAAACCATCTGGAGCTAATAGTCCTATTGGTTCTTCTTCTAAGTCAGAACACCCTATTATTGATAATCCTATCAATAAGAATAAATATTTATATTGTTTCATAATATATGCTTTAAATTATTGATCAAAATTTTACACCAAGACTAAAATTCACAGATCTAACCGTTGGATAATTCCCAAAATCAAATCCATTAAATGTGTTTTGACTACCTGAACCGCCACCTCCCAAAAAATTCACTTCAGGATCTAATCCGGAGTAATCTGTAAATGTTACTAAGTTTTGAGCACTTATAGATACCCTGATAGAATCCATACGTAACTTATCAGTAACCTGTGAAGGTAAATTGTAACCTAAAGCTATGTTCTTTAATCTGATATAGCTTCCATCTTCTACAAAACGAGAAGAAATTTGTTTTCCTCTAAGTTTAGCAGAAGGTATATCTGTATTTGTGTTTGTCGGTGTCCAGGCATTTAATACATCCGTAGTAGTATTAGAATCTCCATTAAACAGCTGTACATTAGTAAGATTCATAACATCTCCACCATACGCACCTTGAAAAAAGATACTTAAATCAATGTCTTTATAGGTAAAAGTGTTCGTAATACCAATTGTAAAATCCGGGTTAGGATCTCCTATTATTTGTTGATCATCCGTAGTAATTACGCCGTCTAAATTACCATCTTCATCCGCTAAATCCGTGAACAATTGATCTCCTGCCTCTCCACCTTCAAAAACAGCCGTTCCTTCTGGTAAAGCTCCCCCTTGGTAAACACCTCGATATTCGTATCCCCAAAAAACACCAACAGCTTCTCCTTCTCTTAAAACATGTGTTTGGTCTATATTAAAATACCCTGGAGAAGCATCTTGAAATATATCCTCACCATTTAATAAACTAACAAACTCATTTTTATTTGTAGACCAATTAAAATCTGTAGTCCAACTAAAATTTTCATTACTAATATTTCTTGTGTTTAAGGTAATCTCAAATCCTTTATTATTAATCTCTCCTACGTTTCTTAAACTAGCTGCCGTTAGAAACCCTAAATATTCTGGTTGACTAGAATCTGCGATGATAAGATCTTTAGTGTTGATGTTATAGTAATCTAATGAAAGAGAGATTCTATTAGAAAACATTCCTAGATCCAAACCGATATTAGTTTGATAAGAAGATTCCCATTTTAGATCTGGATTTGCAACTTGATTTGGAGTCACATTAATTACAGTCTGTCCATTGATAGGAGTAAAGACAGATGCAAAACTGGCTAGTGACCCATATGCAACAATTGCCTGATTACCAGTAACACCGTAACTCGCCCTTAACTTTAGATTAGAAACAGTCTGATTATCTTTTAAGAAGTTTTCGTTTGATATTTTCCAACCAAAGGCACCTGATGGGAAAATTGCATATTTTTCATTTTTAGCAAAATTCGATGATCCATCTCTTCTAACTGTAGCTGTTAGTAAATATTTGTCATCATAATCAAAATTTAACCTACCGAATTGAGATTGAATCTCTATTTCAGAAAAAGAGGAAGTAGGTATCAATTGATTAGAACCTGTTTGCAATGCGTGATAAGAAAAAGAATCTGAAGTAAATCCTTCAGCTCCTGCAGAGAATCTATCTGTAGCATTTTTTTGATATGAGTATCCAGCTAATAAAGTAAGATTCCCTTTTCCTATTTCTGCCTTATAGGTTAAATAGTTTTCACTTAAGACACTTGTACTCTTAGAGTTTGTTATCGTTGCTCTTCCACCGGTACCAGCTCCAGCTGTAGTTATTAAAGTTGAAGGACTAAATGTTCCTTGAGTACCATTAATGGTACTAAAACCAAATGTTGTTTTGAAAGTAAGATTTTCAAAAATATCATAATTGGCATATAAATTTGCTCTGTAATTATCTGTTTTTGTCTCATCGATACTTTCTGTAGCAATTGCAAATGGATTATCTACATTATCACCAACAGAATTAATTGTATTGAGACCGTTAGCATCTTGTACTCCAAGATCTGGTGCAAATCGAAATAATAATGAAACCACATCATCTCCACCACCATTTACCGTGGAACCAGTTGATTGTGTAGGAACACCATCTTTATTTCCTCGACTACCAAATATATTGGCTCCTAGTTTTAACTTATCTGTTACTTGTGCATCGATATTGGACAAGAAAGAGATTCTTTCGAATTCGGAATTTATAATCACACCTTCTTGTTTAAAATAGGTAGCAGAAGCATAAAAATTTATTTTATCACTTCCTCCAGAAAAAGAAAATTGATGATTCGCAGTACTACCACTTCTATATAACAAATCTTGCCAATCAGTATTAACAGGTCCTTGAACGTATCCTGAATTGATCGTTTGTTGATATGCTGCAAATTGATCGGCATTTAATAAATCCAATCGATTAGCTGTATTCTGAATAGAATAGGTAGTATTCACCTCAACAGATAACTTACCTTTTCTACCTTTTTTTGTAGTCACTAAAACAACACCATTAGAACCTCTAGAACCATAAATAGCTGTAGCCGATGCATCTTTTAGAATCTCTATGGATTCTATATCATTTGCTTGTGGAAAAACACCTCCAACAAACCCATCCACAACTATAAGAGGAGCACTACTGGCATTAATAGAAGTATTTCCTCTAATCCTTACATTTATGGGAGCACCAGGTTCTCCTCCATTATTAGATTGAACTACAACACCGGCTGCACGTCCTTGGAGTGCTTGTGCTGCATCTAACACAGGGAAAGCATTCAACTCTTCTGAATTTACCGAAGATACCGAACCTGTTACATCACTTTTTCGTCGAGATCCATATCCTACTACAACAATTTGCTCTAAAGACTCTACAGAAGTAGTTAAAGTAACATTAATATTTTTATTGCTTCCCACCTTTATTTCTTGATCAGTAAACCCTACATAAGAAAATACCAAAATTGAATTTTCATCAGGTACGCTTATAGTATACAATCCATCAAAATCAGTGGTGGTTCCATTAGTTGTATTTTTTATTTTAACATTAGCACCAGGAATAGGTACTCCATTATCTGAGGTAACGATACCGCTAACATCAATTTGAGCAGATAAACCTGACCCCATCATAATTAAAAGAATTGGGATACACTTTCTTAGTAACTTTAAGTACGTATACTTTTCATTCATGAGTGTTGATTTATGTTAGTGAGTATTTCTAATAGAGGTATATAATCAGAAGACAAAAAAATACAATACACAGCGAGAAAAGAAGCTGTAAAAAAATATATCTGTTTTGTTTCCAATTCATACTCAAACCTAGTTAAAACACTATATCTAAAAGTTCAAAAAAGGGTATACTTATGTACTAAACGCTGATTATTAGTAGATAAGAAGAGATATTCTTATAAAAACTACCTTTTTTTAAGAAAAGAATTTTGAAGCGTATTCTGAAGGTGTTTGATCAAAATGTTTTTTGAAGCATTTTGTAAAATATTTTGGGTTTCGAAAACCAACTTTGTAGCAAACCTCTGAAATATTTATCTGACCTAATTCCAATAATTGAGATGCTCTTTTCATTCTTATAGAGTGAATGAATTCATTAGGTGTTAAATTTGTCCATCCTTTAATCTTAGAAAATAACATTGTCCTACTTACTCCTAGCTCTGAGCTAAAGTATGGGATATCAAAAGACGTGTTGCTTATATTATCTTCCACGATTTTCACTGCTTTTTTCAACAGCTCTTCATCAACAGAAGTCACCGTTATATCTGATGATTTATAGTCATTGGATGAGAACTTTTCTTTTTGTTTTTGTATGGAAGAAAGTAAGTTTTTAATCGTTAATAAAAACTCTTTTACGTTAAATGGTTTATTGATATAGGCATCTGCTCCTGATTCCAAACCATCGAATTTATATATTAATGATGTTCTAGAAGTCAACAAAATAAAAGGAATGTGACTCGTCCTGATATCATTCTTAATTTTAGCACACAGCTCGGTTCCTTCCATTTTTGGCATGATCACATCGCTTATAATTAGATCCGGTAGCTTCTGCAGTGTCTTTATAAAAGCTACTTGCCCGTTCTCTGCTTTAATAACTTGATAATAATCCTTAAGCATGTCACCAATAAAATTCCTTAATTCATCATTATCCTCTGCAATCAGAATCAATGGTTTTTGATCATCCTTGTCTACCATTTCTAGATCCACGTCTTTACTTCTTCTAACCGAGGAGATTTGATTCTCATACTGACTGATATCATCACTTATTTTAAAATCTTTTATGATATCGGATTCATTAAGATGTTCCTTTCCTATTTTCAGTTTTACTCTAAAAATAGATCCTTTATCTACATTAGTCTCTACAACTTCAATCACACCTTTATGCAGATCAACCGCTTTCTTTGCTATAGACAGTCCAATACCACTCGCTTGATTAAACTGTTTTTGATAATCTTTATCTCCGGCTACTTCATAAAAACGATCAAACACTTTATCTACAAACTCTTTATCGATACCTTTTCCATTATCTTGTATCTCCACTATGGCTTCTTTTCCTTTCTGAAAAATTCTAATATTAATTTCCCCTCCTTCCGAAGTATATTTAAATGCATTAGAAATTAGGTTGTAGAATACTCTTTCTAATTTGTATCTATCAAAATATACTTCAATAATTTCCGAAGAAGCTTCGAATGTATAGTTGTAAGATCCTGCTTTTGCAAATTCGTTAAAGGACAGATAAATTTCCTTTAAATATTTAACCAAATTACCTTCTGCGACTTCCAGCTTGGAATGTTTATTTTCAAACTTTCTAAAATCCAGCAATTGATTAATCAATTTCAGTAATTGATCGGCATTACGTTCTATAACCAATAACCGTTTATACATCTTATTACTTCCTTGATAATTTTCTATTAGTTGTTGTAAAGGTGCTATGATCAATGCGAGTGGCGTTCTGAATTCATGAGAAATATTAGTAAAAAACTCTAGCTTAGAACGGTTCATTTCTTCTTTCCTAATATTTTCTAGATGTTCTAAATCTAATTTATGCTTCAGTTTCGTTTTTGCCTTATTAATTTGGTTTAATCCGAACAATGCCAAAACTATCATTAATACATATCCTGCAAAGGCAATTGGGCTTTTCCAAGGAGCCGGTTTCAATGATATTTTTAATTGCGTTGCTTCGTCATTCCAAATACTATCATTATTCGCTCCTTTTACTTCAAAAGTATAATTCCCTGGTTTTTGTATTGCATAATTTACTTCTGTATTTTTTGTATACTGCCATTGATCATCTAACCCAACTAATCGATATGCATATTGATTGTTTAATGGGTTAATAAAATTAGGCATAGCAAAACTAATCCCAAAAGAAGCCTGATCATACAACAATGTTAATTTATCAGTATATGAAATACTCTTTTTTAATACTTTTTCATCTCCATATGTATCAATTCTCTTACCCTGAACATTAAAATCTGTTAAGACTACTTGCGGTACGAAAGTGTTCTTTTTTATCTGATTAGGATTCAAAAAAGAGACACCAGATGGACCACCAAAATAGATATCCCCATTCTTAGCTTTTAAGCACGAATTATTATTAAACTCATTACTGATCAGTCCATCTGTTTGATTATAAAGAATTGAAGTTTTTTTATCAGGATTATACGCCACAATACCTTTGTTGGAACTTATCCATATAACATTATCATCATATTCTATAATACTAAAAACTGTACTAATTTTTGTTCCTACTACATTAAGCTCTAATCTATTAAACTTATTACCATCAAACTTATAAATCCCATTTGCCTTGGTTCCAACGTAGAGCACTCCTTTTCTATCTTCATATATACTTAAAATATCATCTCCTGATAATTGTTCTTCATTAAAAAAGAAACGCTTTACAGTAATTATTTGTTTATCATTTAACTTATCTTTTTCTATATAATTAAGGCCATTCTGAGTACCGATCCATAAATTAGAACCTTTATCGACAAATAAAATTCTAATTCTATCATTAGAAAGTGATTTTTTATTTATTCCGTTATGATCTATAAATCTGAAGTCTTTATTTATTAAATCATATTGAATAAGACCTTTTCCAAAAGTCCCCAAATACATAAATTGTTCGGATTTTTTAATCGTATATACTCCGATATCTTTAAGAAGTACTCGTAAATCTTTACTTAATGAATTAGTAACAAACTTCTTAGCGTTTATATCGTATAAAGCTACACCGGCATTATATGTTCCGATCCAAAGTTTTTGGTCATCCAGAAATAGCGATTTTATATTGAGACTAGGAAGTTCATCATCAGAAACTTTTTGAATATCAAAAGATTGATTTTTCTTTAAATCTAATATACTAATACCTTTCCCTTCTGTACCAAAATATATTTTACCAGAATCATCCTGTAAAATACTACTAACCACGCCATATTCAATATCGTCATTATTATTCTTTCTAAGCGCTATAAAGTTAGAATTAGATTCATCCCAGATATTAATCCCTCCGTAATATGTTCCAAGCCAAGTTGAACCCTTCTTATCGATAAAAATTGTTTTGATCGAGTTTCTACTAAGACTTTTTAGGTTATTCTGTTGATGTTTAATAGAAATAATAGCATCATCATTGTTTTTTATACAAAGCCCATCATAGGTTGCTATCCATAGGACTCCACGATTATCTATGGACAAACTCCTAACATCCTTATTGATTATTTGATTTTTACTAGTTCTTTCTACATGTTTAAAAGAACCAGAGGTTAGATCGTAATAATTAAGGCCTCCATATTTAGTTCCAATCCATAATCTATTTTTGTCATCTTCGACAATAGCCTGAATATAAGAATCACTTAAGTTATTTGACCTTTGGCTACTATAAAATCTTTCAAAACTAAAACTATTCTCATTACCTTTTTTCAGTCTATTTAAACCATTTGCAGTACCTATCCAAATATCTCTTTTCTTGTCTTCATATATACTCAAAACATAATTATTAGACAGACTTGAAGCATTAGTAGGATCATTTTTAATAGTAATAAATGAATCGGATTCTCTGTCATATATCATAAGACCATTAGAAGAACCGAACCAAAGTTCTCCATTATGTAACATTTTAATAGACCAAATTGTATTATCCGAAATACTTCCCTTTTTGCTAGAATGAAAATATGATTTAAACACATTAAGTTTCGGGTCATATCTATTTAAACCATTATAAGTTCCTATCCAAATATAACCTTCTTGATCCTCCTGTATGGATAAAATATCATTATTACTAATTGAGGTAGAATCATTAAGTATATTTCTATATACGGTAAAATTATCTCCATCATATTTATTCAATCCATCTCTGGTTCCAATCCACATGAGTCCTAACCGATCCTGATGAATAGCGATTACCGAACTTTGTGATAAGCCATCGGAAGTAAATAAATGTAAAAACTTATTGTAAAAATTATCTTGAGCGATAGATACGACAGAAATAAAAAATAAAAGTAATGCGTATATATATTTCATCAATTCCCTTAAAATTTTCTCTTAATAACGTTAAGCTTTTCAAAATATTAAAAAAATGTTAATAACTTAACCTTATCCCTATTCTTTAATCTATTAATTTCTTGTCAATCATTCAGTCCCTTCACTAGTTGATAATAATACAACGAAGGTATTAATTCCATCTCCGCGTTAGCAAAAAGAGCATATGATTTATTTCTCAAAGGATCCAAATGAACTGTTATTCTGTCTAAAAGATGTTGATGATTAATCCTAGAGTGTTGATCAAGAATGGGATTTTAAAAAACATATCTCATCAAAACTATTAAAACTTATACTAGTAGTAGTTCAGTTTAAGGGTGTCAATTGTTCAAATAATCAAAAAAAGTCTTAAAAATTTAATATTTATTCTATCCTAACCCCAAGGCACCAATCAAATAATCAAATTTTTAATAAAAACTGTTTTTAACAATCAAAACGCATAAAAATCTAATAATCAGATTATTGTACTTTTCTATCCTGTTTTCTGTATGATCCTTTTCCGAAAATTGATTTGTAATTGTCATAAAAGCTTCAAATTTGAGATAGTTGAATATTTTTCTCTTTTCTATATGGATAATAAAGTAATAGTACTCACAGGTGGCGGTGGTGTTTTAGGTAAAACAATGGCCTTGGCCTTAGCTAAAAAAGGCGCTAAACTTGCCATTTTAGATTTGAGAAAAGATGCCGCCGAAGAGGTAGTGAAAGAAATTAAAACACAAGGAGGAGTTGCAATTGGTATTGCTGCAGATGTACTTAGCAAAGAATCTTTATTAAAAGCACGGACCGAAATCAACTCCAAATTAGGAAGCTGTGATATTTTAATTAATGGTGCCGGAGGTAATCATCCTAAAGGAACTACATCCAATACCCATTTGGTTTTAGAAGATCTCGAAAATAAACAAAATGACTTTAAAACTTTCTTTGATTTAGATTCTGAAGGAATTCAATTTGTTTTTAATCTTAATTTTATCGGTACTTTATTACCTACTCAGGTTTTTGCTCAGGACATGATCGGAAAAGATGGTTGTAGTATTCTTAATATCTCTTCGATGAATGCTTTTACACCCTTAACCAAAATTCCAGCTTATAGTGGTGCAAAAGCAGCAATTTCAAATTTCACTCAGTGGCTTGCAGTACATTTTGCAAAAGTAGGTATTAGAGTGAACGCATTAGCTCCTGGTTTTTTTCTAACGGATCAAAACAGATCATTGCTAACAGACTCCGAAGGAAATCCAACACAAAGAGGTAAAACAATTATAGAACACACCCCAATGGGTAGATATGGAGAACCCGAAGATCTTATTGGAACAACAGAGTGGTTATGTAGCGACGGTTCCAAATTCGTAACAGGCATTGTAGTGCCAATTGATGGCGGTTTTAGTGCATTTAGTGGTGTTTAAAATACATAAATATGAATTTAGAACAAACATGGAGATGGTATGGACCCAATGACCCAGTCTCATTATCAGACATAAAACAAGCGGGAGCAACGGGTATTGTATCTGCATTACATCATATTGCTAATGGAGAAGTTTGGACTATAGAAGAAATACTAAAAAGAAAGAATATCATAGAAGCATCTGGGCTCAATTGGTCG
Coding sequences:
- a CDS encoding SDR family oxidoreductase, producing MDNKVIVLTGGGGVLGKTMALALAKKGAKLAILDLRKDAAEEVVKEIKTQGGVAIGIAADVLSKESLLKARTEINSKLGSCDILINGAGGNHPKGTTSNTHLVLEDLENKQNDFKTFFDLDSEGIQFVFNLNFIGTLLPTQVFAQDMIGKDGCSILNISSMNAFTPLTKIPAYSGAKAAISNFTQWLAVHFAKVGIRVNALAPGFFLTDQNRSLLTDSEGNPTQRGKTIIEHTPMGRYGEPEDLIGTTEWLCSDGSKFVTGIVVPIDGGFSAFSGV